A DNA window from Arachis duranensis cultivar V14167 chromosome 3, aradu.V14167.gnm2.J7QH, whole genome shotgun sequence contains the following coding sequences:
- the LOC107481234 gene encoding F-box/kelch-repeat protein At1g26930 — protein sequence MLDGRSCVVPRLFPSSYQAENKWPFMTYLPDLDIKNGKRPLENDVNDEPNPRKVNSKRLGSRRLRGEANRVLFQQQPYQIEDSVVPKIDEDVDDGVDSDDDDSTMQDHRNDFVLLSGLQIDEDALAHSAELLAEHDKYQARDSLESGFHQSDEQQENQSKHFSDSGVQQSDEMQLLAANLSNSSDQPSDQQQENHSGDSSDSGSLLPRMNRDSSIACLSRCSRSDYGSLASLNSSFRNIIRSGELYKWRRLNGIIEHWVYFSCALLEWEAYDPIRERWMHLPRMASNECFMCSDKESLAVGTELLVFGRELRSHVIYRYSLLTNSWSSGMRMNAPRCLFGSASLGEIAILAGGCDSEGRILDSAELYNSENQQWEMLPPMKKPRKMCSGVFMDGKFYVIGGIGGSESKLLTCGEEYNLQTRTWTEIPSMSPGRNARGAEMPATAEAPPLVAVVNNELYAADYADMEVKKYDKERKVWNTIGRLPERAVSMNGWGLAFRACGNRLIVIGGPRTHGGGFIELNSWVPSEGPPQWNLLARKRSGNFVYNCAVMGC from the coding sequence ATGTTGGACGGCCGTTCCTGTGTGGTTCCGAGGTTGTTTCCCAGCTCCTACCAGGCAGAAAACAAGTGGCCTTTCATGACATATCTGCCTGACTTGGACATCAAGAACGGCAAGCGCCCTTTGGAAAATGATGTCAATGATGAACCCAATCCCAGGAAGGTTAATAGCAAGAGATTGGGTTCTCGCCGCCTCCGAGGTGAAGCCAATCGAGTTTTGTTTCAACAGCAGCCTTATCAGATTGAGGATTCTGTTGTTCCAAAAATTGATGAGGACGTTGATGATGGTGTtgatagtgatgatgatgactcTACCATGCAGGATCACAGGAATGATTTTGTGCTGCTGAGTGGTCTCCAAATAGATGAAGATGCTCTAGCTCATTCTGCTGAGCTGTTAGCTGAACATGACAAGTATCAAGCCAGGGATTCATTGGAGTCCGGTTTCCATCAATCTGATGAGCAGCAGGAGAATCAATCCAAGCATTTTTCTGATTCTGGAGTTCAGCAATCTGACGAGATGCAGCTGCTTGCTGCAAATTTGTCAAATTCCAGTGACCAGCCATCTGATCAGCAGCAAGAGAATCATTCCGGTGATTCATCGGATTCTGGTTCCCTTCTGCCTAGAATGAACAGAGACAGCTCGATTGCCTGTCTCAGCCGCTGTTCGAGGTCCGATTATGGTTCTCTTGCATCACTGAACTCAAGCTTTCGCAACATTATTCGAAGTGGTGAGCTATACAAGTGGAGGAGACTGAATGGAATCATAGAACACTGGGTTTACTTTTCCTGTGCCCTCCTTGAATGGGAGGCCTATGATCCGATTCGCGAAAGGTGGATGCATTTGCCTAGGATGGCTTCTAACGAATGCTTCATGTGTTCGGACAAGGAGTCCTTGGCTGTTGGTACTGAACTACTTGTGTTTGGGAGGGAGCTGAGATCCCATGTCATTTACAGATACAGTCTTTTGACGAATTCATGGTCTTCGGGAATGCGGATGAATGCTCCAAGATGCTTGTTTGGATCTGCTAGCCTTGGAGAGATTGCAATTTTGGCCGGTGGGTGTGATTCCGAGGGACGTATTCTGGACTCTGCTGAACTGTATAATTCCGAGAATCAACAATGGGAAATGCTCCCACCCATGAAAAAGCCTAGGAAGATGTGCTCTGGAGTATTCATGGATGGAAAGTTCTATGTGATTGGTGGAATTGGTGGAAGCGAGTCTAAGCTTCTTACCTGTGGTGAGGAGTACAATCTACAGACTAGGACATGGACAGAAATTCCTAGCATGTCCCCAGGACGCAATGCTAGGGGAGCCGAGATGCCTGCAACAGCCGAGGCGCCACCTCTGGTTGCTGTTGTAAATAATGAATTATATGCTGCTGATTATGCTGACATGGAGGTTAAGAAGTACGATAAAGAGAGAAAAGTGTGGAATACCATTGGGAGACTTCCGGAACGAGCAGTGTCAATGAATGGCTGGGGTCTTGCATTCAGGGCATGCGGAAATCGGCTAATCGTGATAGGTGGACCTCGGACACATGGTGGGGGTTTTATTGAACTCAACTCGTGGGTGCCGAGCGAAGGACCTCCCCAATGGAACCTACTGGCCAGGAAACGGTCTGGTAACTTTGTCTATAACTGTGCCGTGATGGGATGTTGA
- the LOC107481092 gene encoding uncharacterized protein LOC107481092 has translation MDVVQGPGDQGRGAAAEGAASVASLRVRRRSPRQLTEQHTRTRPFGGTGGDSAIIMQELRHRVQNLERQLADQERDGRSTDPSYTPSLEHQEGNSHRSRQRHTSASRTEAESTREESPIPRRRNDTIIYSRGRETRRTARDREDSEGRSGRTRQPVIMGVTPFHRSILEVRLPKHFDKPTDMRYDGTQDPLEHLTAFEARMNLEGVGDEVRCRAFPVTLAGPAIRWFNGLPQGSIYSFSDISRAFLAQFTTRIAKAKHPINLLGITQRQGEPTRKYLDRFNDECLEIDGLTDSVASLCLTNGLLNENFRKHLTTKPVWTMHEIQTVAKEYINDEEVNRVVAANKRQSGYNQARQPGNGERAKEQAREEAPNKAPRPFPRVGKFANYTPLTLPIVEVYQQIAEKGILPKPRPLKDHTGGNKNLYCDYHKGYGHQTQDCFDLKDALEQAIREGKLAAFSHLIREPRRRYRDQDEEGKTHSAKRRQEPEERDHGLTVINVVTAKNAAPKSRSAHKKDAKVLTISSPLVRSSKKPPFISFGPEDQWFDDVPENPPMVITARVGTGLVKRILVNTGADSNIMFRNVFDALGLKDADLTTHQHGVIGLGDHFIKPDGVISLPISVGQSQGRRSAMAEFVILRDSTAYNIILGRKTINDVEAIINTKLLVMKFVTDDGSIGSIRGDLETAVACDNASLSLRRKSGEASGVFLADLDARVDDKPRPEPEGDLEKFVIGDTEEKFTFINKNLPRELKETLIEMIRANRDLFTWTPADMPGIDPEIMSHHLAVRSEARPVAQRRRKMSAERAEEVARQTASLLEAGFIREVDYSTWLSNVVLVKKHNGKWRMCVDYSDLNKACPKDCFPLPNIDALVDAAAGYRYLSFMDAYSGYNQIPMHRPDEDKTAFITPGGTFCYRVMPFGLKNAGATYQRLMSKIFHDLIGKTVEVYVDDILAKTTQPDDLIKDLGKVFMSLRQHGMRLNPLKCAFAMEAGKFLGFMIMQRGVEANPEKCQAILQMKSPGCIKDVQRLAGRLTSLSQFLGASAAKALPFFNLMKKGMAFEWTPACEEAFRHFKEILAAPPVLGKPKDGEPLYLYLAITREALAAVLVREDGKAQQPVYFISRALQGAELRYSKLEKLALALLTSSQRLKQYFQSHQVVVRTDQGIRQVLQKPDLAGRMMTWSIELSQYDIRYEPRQAIKAQAMADFLVEVTGDPGEETSTRWKLHVDGASNQTFGGAGIILESPIGVVYEQSVRFEFSISNNQAEYEALIGGLTLAAEVGARRLEICSNSQVVTSQVNGSYQAKDSLLQKYLEKVKSLSQKFEEVTIHHVPRERNTRADLLSKLASTKPGEGNRSLIQGMTREPAVTLHMSSLGSSWLDPITNFLEHGKLPNNEKDAAKLRREAAKYAVIQGQLFRKGLNQPLLKCLHPDQTDYVLREVHEGCCGHHIGGKALARKLIRAGYYWPSMMADSKDFVKKCVKCQQNANFARAPASELSLLTTSRPFSQWGVDLLGPFPVGPGQVKYLIVAIDYYTKWIEAEPLASISSSNCRKFMWRQVITRFGIPEVVISDNGTQFTDKKFTEFLNGLGIRQKFSSVEHPQTNGQVESANRIILSGLKKRLDNKKGAWADELASVLWSYRTTEQSSTKETPFRLTYGVDAVIPVEVGEPSPRLLLKGVEETVEKDLIDEAREMAHLTETALKQRMALRYNTKVLKRGFEPNDLVLRRNDIGPPTPGAGKLAANWEGPYRVKKVMGKGAFKLERLDGKEVPRTWNADNLRRFYS, from the coding sequence ATGGACGTTGTGCAGGGTCCTGGCGATCAGGGCCGAGGAGCCGCAGCGGAGGGGGCAGCCTCTGTCGCCTCGTTAAGAGTTCGGCGAAGGTCCCCCCGACAACTCACTGAACAGCACACGAGGACACGACCTTTCGGGGGAACGGGCGGCGACAGCGCCATAATAATGCAGGAGTTACGGCACAGGGTCCAAAATTTGGAGCGACAGTTAGCCGACCAAGAGCGCGATGGACGAAGCACCGACCCCAGCTACACCCCGTCCCTCGAGCACCAAGAGGGAAACTCCCATCGAAGCCGCCAGCGACACACCTCCGCATCCCGAACGGAAGCGGAGAGCACCCGGGAAGAATCTCCAATCCCGAGAAGACGAAATGACACCATCATCTACTCCCGTGGCAGAGAGACGCGCCGCACAGCACGAGATCGCGAGGACAGCGAAGGAAGGTCCGGGAGGACACGACAACCTGTGATAATGGGCGTCACCCCGTTCCACCGTTCCATCCTCGAAGTCCGGTTGCCGAAACACttcgacaaaccaacggacatgaggtacgatGGAACTCAAGACCCCCTAGAACATCTCACGGCCTTCGAGGCAAGGATGAACCTAGAGGGGGTAGGAGACGAGGTAAGGTGCCGAGCTTTTCCGGTGACCCTGGCGGGACCCGCGATCAGGTGGTTTAACGGCCTCCCGCAGGGATCCATCTACAGCTTCTCGGACATCAGTCGCGCGTTCCTAGCCCAGTTCACGACGCGAATAGCAAAGGCAAAACACCCTATCAATCTTTTGGGGATAACACAAAGACAGGGAGAGCCGACCCGAAAGTACCTGGATCGGTTCAACGACGAATGCTTGGAAATAGACGGCTTAACCGACTCGGTGGCCAGCCTTTGCCTGACGAACGGCCTCCTCAACGAAAACTTCCGAAAGCACCTTACCACGAAACCAGTTTGGACGATGCACGAGATCCAGACGGTGGCCAAGGAGTATATAAATGACGAGGAAGTCAACCGAGTCGTGGCTGCCAATAAACGGCAGTCCGGCTACAACCAAGCTCGGCAACCGGGTAACGGAGAAAGAGCAAAGGAACAAGCCAGGGAGGAGGCACCAAACAAGGCACCCAGGCCATTCCCTCGGGTCGGGAAGTTTGCTAATTACACCCCACTCACTCTCCCCATCGTGGAAGTCTATCAACAAATAGCTGAGAAGGGAATTCTCCCGAAGCCCCGACCACTCAAGGACCATACGGGAGGAAACAAGAACCTTTATTGTGATTACCACAAGGGTTATGGCCACCAAACGCAGGACTGTTTCGACCTGAAGGATGCACTCGAACAAGCGATAAGAGAAGGTAAACTAGCAGCATTCTCTCACCTTATCAGAGAACCGAGGAGGCGCTACCGCGACCAAGACGAAGAAGGCAAAACCCACTCGGCGAAACGGCGACAAGAGCCAGAAGAAAGGGACCACGGCCTCACCGTGATAAACGTGGTGACAGCCAAAAACGCCGCGCCAAAATCCCGATCGGCACACAAAAAAGATGCTAAGGTCTTGACGATCTCCTCCCCGCTGGTGCGAAGCTCTAAGAAACCTCCCTTCATTTCTTTCGGCCCGGAAGATCAATGGTTCGACGACGTCCCGGAAAACCCCCCCATGGTCATTACGGCCAGAGTGGGAACCGGCCTCGTCAAACGAATCCTTGTCAACACAGGAGCCGATTCAAACATCATGTTCCGCAACGTGTTCGACGCACTAGGACTAAAGGACGCCGACCTGACGACTCACCAGCACGGGGTTATTGGGTTAGGCGACCACTTCATCAAACCTGACGGAGTAATATCCCTACCGATCTCGGTAGGGCAATCCCAAGGACGAAGATCGGCGATGGCCGAGTTCGTAATCCTCCGAGATTCCACCGCCTACAACATCATCTTGGGAAGGAAGACGATAAACGATGTTGAAGCGATAATCAACACTAAGCTGCTAGTCATGAAGTTCGTTACCGACGACGGGTCCATAGGGTCCATAAGAGGGGACCTCGAGACGGCAGTCGCATGCGACAATGCTAGCTTATCCCTAAGGAGGAAATCCGGAGAGGCATCCGGTGTGTTTCTAGCCGACTTGGACGCCAGAGTAGACGACAAACCGAGACCAGAACCGGAAGGGGATCTGGAAAAATTCGTGATTGGCGACACGGAAGAGAAGTTCACGTTCATCAATAAGAACCTGCCGCGTGAGTTAAAAGAAACCCTGATCGAAATGATAAGGGCCAACAGGGATTTGTTCACCTGGACACcagccgacatgccaggcatagacccaGAAATCATGTCACACCATTTGGCTGTCAGGTCGGAAGCACGCCCGGTAGCACAACGGAGGAGAAAGATGTCGGCAGAGAGGGCAGAGGAGGTGGCCAGGCAAACGgccagcctcctggaagcaggTTTCATACGAGAAGTGGACTACTCGACGTGGCTCTCCAATGTAGTCCTAGTGAAAAAACACAATggcaagtggagaatgtgcgtagACTACTCTGACCTTAACAAGGCATGCCCTAAGGATTGTTTCCCCCTCCCTAACATAGACGCACTCGTCGACGCTGCGGCGGGCTACCGCTATCTAagcttcatggatgcctactccGGTTATAACCAGATACCGATGCATCGTCCAGACGAAGACAAAACGGCGTTCATAACGCCAGGAGGGACCTTCTGTTACAGAGTGATGCCTTTCGGCCTGAAAAATGCAGGGGCGACATACCAAAGGCTTATGAGCAAGATTTTCCACGATCTGATAGGCAAGACAGTGGAGGTCTATGTCGACGATATCCTCGCGAAGACAACGCAACCCGACGACCTCATAAAGGATCTGGGAAAGGTTTTCATGTCTCTCCGACAACACGGCATGAGGCTAAATCCCCTCAAGTGTGCCTTCGCCATGGAAGCCGGCAAGTTCCTGGGATTCATGATAATGCAGAGAGGGGTAGAAGCTAACCCGGAGAAATGCCAGGCAATACTCCAGATGAAAAGCCCGGGTTGCATCAAGGACGTCCAAAGGTTGGCGGGGCGGTTGACCTCATTATCCCAGTTTCTCGGAGCCTCGGCAGCAAAGGCCCTGCCATTCTTTAATCTCATGAAGAAAGGGATGGCGTTTGAGTGGACACCTGCATGTGAGGAGGCCTTTCGGCACTTCAAGGAAATCCTAGCGGCACCACCCGTCCTCGGGAAGCCGAAGGACGGGGAACCACTATACCTATACCTAGCTATAACGAGAGAAGCCCTGGCTGCAGTTCTGGTGCGGGAGGACGGGAAAGCTCAGCAGCCGGTCTATTTCATAAGCAGGGCCTTGCAAGGGGCGGAGCTAAGGTACAGCAAGTTGGAAAAACTAGCTCTGGCACTCTTGACTTCCTCACAAAGGTTAAAGCAGTACTTCCAGAGTCACCAGGTCGTCGTCAGAACGGACCAAGGGATCCGGCAAGTGCTTCAAAAACCCGATCTGGCGGGAAGAATGATGACTTGGTCCATCGAACTCTCCCAATATGATATACGATACGAACCCCGGCAAGCCATCAAGGCGCAGGCGATGGCAGACTTTCTAGTAGAGGTGACAGGGGATCCAGGCGAAGAAACGAGTacacggtggaagctccatGTGGACGGAGCCTCCAACCAAACTTTTGGAGGTGCCGGGATCATCCTAGAAAGCCCGATTGGGGTCGTATACGAGCAGTCGGTCAGATTCGAATTTTCCATCtcgaacaaccaggcagaatatgaagcccttATAGGGGGCTTAACCCTAGCGGCGGAAGTCGGAGCAAGAAGGCTGGAAATATGCAGCAATTCCCAAGTCGTCACCTCCCAGGTAaacgggagctaccaagccaaagactcATTGTTACAAAAGTACTTGGAAAAAGTTAAAAGCTTGAGCCAAAAGTTTGAAGAGGTCACGATCCATCACGTACCTAGAGAGAGGAACACACGGGCAGACCTCCTATCAAAGTTGGCCAGCACGAAGCCGGGAGAAGGCAACCGGTCTCTCATTCAAGGTATGACAAGGGAACCAGCGGTCACACTGCACATGTCAAGCCTAGGTTCCTCATGGCTAGACCCCATCACCAATTTCCTAGAACACGGCAAACTCCCTAACAACGAAAAGGACGCGGCGAAATTGAGAAGGGAAGCAGCCAAATACGCCGTCATCCAAGGGCAGCTGTTCAGGAAAGGGCTCAACCAGCCCCTACTGAAGTGCCTACACCCCGACCAGACGGACTACGTCCTCAGGGAAGTCCATGAAGGCTGCTGTGGACACCACATCGGAGGCAAGGCCTTAGCGAGGAAATTAATCCGAGCTGGATACTACTGGCCGTCCATGATGGCGGACTCCAAGGATTTTGTCAAAAAATGTGTGAAGTGTCAACAGAATGCCAATTTCGCCAGGGCGCCGGCCTCCGAGTTAAGCTTGCTAACGACCTCCCGGCCATTCTCTCAATGGGGAGTCGACCTCTTGGGGCCCTTCCCAGTCGGCCCTGGACAAGTCAAGTACCTCATAGTCGCAATTgactactacaccaaatggatagaggccGAACCACTAGCTAGCATATCCTCGTCCAATTGCAGGAAATTCATGTGGAGGCAGGTGATAACACGATTTGGGATACCAGAAGTCGTCATCTCAGACAACGGCACCCAATTTACTGACAAAAAGTTCACGGAATTCCTTAACGGCCTGGGCATAAGACAAAAGTTCTCTTCGGTAGAACACCCCCAGACGAACGGGCAGGTGGAGTCTGCCAACAGGATTATCCTTTCAGGGCTGAAGAAGAGGTTAGATAATAAAAAGGGTGCTTGGGCCGACGAACTAGCCTCGGTTCTCTGGTCCTACCGAACAACCGAACAATCATCCACCAAGGAAACCCCCTTCCGGCTAACCTATGGGGTGGATGCAGTAATACCCGTAGAGGTCGGCGAACCGAGCCCGCGGTTACTTTTGAAAGGAGTAGAGGAAACCGTAGAAAAGGACCTGATAGATGAAGCCAGAGAAATGGCTCACTTGACAGAAACAGCGTTAAAACAAAGGATGGCTCTGCGCTACAACACCAAAGTGCTCAAGAGAGGATTCGAGCCGAACGATCTCGTCTTGAGACGAAACGACATCGGCCCACCGACCCCTGGAGCAGGTAAGCTAGCGGCAAACTGGGAAGGCCCCTACAGAGTCAAAAAAGTGATGGGTAAAGGTGCTTTCAAGTTAGAAAGGCTTGATGGTAAGGAAGTCCCAAGGACATGGAACGCGGACAACCTAAGAAGATTCTACTCCTAG